Sequence from the Muntiacus reevesi chromosome 9, mMunRee1.1, whole genome shotgun sequence genome:
CatagttttaataaaattatttgcctTAAGATTGTTGCTATAAAGTTATATAATGTCCAATAAAGCTATATCTTTGCAATAAAACTACATATTTTCGTTATTGTTATGTGTACATTAATCTCTAGATTGAATATTCTCACATCATTTCAATTAATTCATATTAGAATATCTTCTGTACCCCTAACTAtttacattttacctttttgacATCATATGTTTTCATCTCTGTCCATTGAAATGTGATTATGAATTAATACAGTGTTTAATTTAAGTTGAGCAGTATGAAGTGAAGTAAGATTATTTCTTCACTTAATCTCAGTACTAACTTTTACCTAATTATTGCTTATGAAATGTATAGTTTTCAGCTTTCAGTAGACCCATGAAAATTCTGTTATGAAATTTCTGtttaacaaattaaattttaaaaaatcatcattatatattaatatcaaacactttctgcactttttttttgcctaaattCAGGGCTCTGTTTCTTAGTAATATCCCcctttttagttatttatttggatCCATGTGGTTTCTGAATATGGATTATATCATTCTTTCCAACTTGTTTACTtacttttttccatcttttccaaACTGTGACATTCGCAGCTATTATAAGCCTGATTTATCTGACCTAAACACTAATGTAGAGCAAAACAAAGCCAAAGGTGTAGGTTTCAAACTTCACTACTTTCAGTGAATAAATTACTCATAAACAGTTGAATAGGGCAAAACATGTATTGATAACTGTATATTTGGAAAAGGTGGTAACATTAAACTTTCAAATGAGATAAAGGACTTGGAAAATCAGACAAAGAGGAAGCAGTGTGGAGTAGAGCAAACAGGCTCACACAGGCATAAAGGCAGCGGTGGcggtttggtcactcagtcgtgtccggctcttgtgaccccgtggactgtagccccccaggctcctctgtccatggggttctccaggcaagaacactggggtgggttgcctttcccttctccagcggatctgccagacccagggactgaacccaggtctcctgcactgcaggcagattctttaccaactgagctatgagggaagccctaataagaaAGAAcatacaataattttaaaaacacattttataaaatttgcagGTTAAAAATTAGTCTAAGTGTATataaggagctgctgctgctgctaagtcacttcagtcgtgtctgactctgtgcgaccccatagacagtagcccaccaggctcccccgtccctgggattctccaggcaagaatactggagtgggttgccatttccttctccaatgcatgcattcatgctaggtcgcttcagtcgtgtccgactctgaccctgtggacagcatcccagcaggctcctctgtccatggaattctctaggcaagaatactggagtgggttgccatttccttctctagatatAAGGAGCAcactcattaatttaaaaaaaaaaaaaaaacctcccaaagttttaaatatttgcaagCTTAATTAAACAAGATTAATTAAATGTAGAAGGCTGAGTTAGAGAACATTGTCATGGTCTAAAGACAATATGTCAAAACACCCAAATCTCAGAATAACTATATTTCATCCTGAACACAATGTTTCTATTCCTAAGttttactagaaagtaaaacATTTAGTGGAAGGAGAAGAATATTAGTATTTATCAGTGAACTATCTTGATCCCAGAAATACCTACGACAGAGAAAGTAGAAAGAGACCAACCAAAGAGCAGCTGGCTGGTGCAGCGGAATGCAGGTGAGTCAGTTAGTGAAGGAGTGAATCTGCTGAGACCAGCCTGATGAGCTTGTTGCAGGGCTTCcaggaacagagaaaaaatatGGACCGAGAACACAGCTCAGGGGTGCAGAGACAAGACGAATTACCCCATGGATGTTCTTCAGACCAGAGAGGGTCATGGGCGCTTGACCTGAATGACCTTTTGTGACAGATCATGGTCTGTTCTGCCACACCCCAGATGACTTGAGCATCGCAGCCTCTATCAGACACAACTTTGGCAGAAAGAGCAAAGGAAGGACATGGAGAATTTCCTTCAAAAATTATATGTGAGTTGATCTTTTTAGCAAACCCTGAACCCCACTAACTTTACTCCAGAGTTCTAATAAGCCAATTTCCATTCTACCTTCATATTATTGCTTAGCTTTAGTATTATGATTAATTTTGATTACTTATTCTTAATTGATAGACTTCCATAATATGTATGTTACATCCATTCAATGTCAACATCTATCAGTAGAGCTAATTAAATTCTGGAGTAGTTAAATGTGTGTGAGGTAGCTTTGAGTGTATAAATCACATGGAAGacagaaagtgagaaaagaaTAGGAAATTTTTGAGAAGGGAAGAGGACAGTAGAAGAAAAACTATTGTAAGTGGTGCACTCTAATCAGACAACAGTTTTCTAAATTGCattcttttatataaattcatAATTTCTTTATAATGAATATGTTTgtagaaataacagaaataaaagttgaTGTGTTTACTATGAAAATGATATTCCTGAATTTTGATTTAAGCATATCCCCAGGAAATTATTCCATGAAATAAAATGGGAATCtattcaaaactaaaaatatgtcATATGTGCTATATAAGAATCTATCACAAAACATAAATGGTGAAAACATACGCACTGGAAAAGATAATCTGAAAATTCTAAGTTCTTTGCTTGGCTAGTTTCATGTGATACtgtcatttttgtctttaaatactTAATAACTTCATTCTCTAACCATGATTACTTTATGAATAAGCACAGATTTTGATAATgcaacagaaatataaaataatcaggTGAAAGTTTATAATTTTGTAACAGTCTAATACACATTTTATATCAGTTAGTTTATACCCAATTAGATACAAGTACATGAGTAATAATAAAACACtattaattagaaaatattctaatgaAATACAGTAAACTTGatccacattttaaaacatcaaaacatGCTCTGTTTAGTCAAGAATATTAAGGCAACAATCCTAGAAATAGAGGGACCATTTTCCTAGTAATCACATTCCATAAAGCCTTCTTTACTTCCTTATTCCAGAGGCTGTAGATCAGAGGATTCAACATGGGGGTCACCACTGTGTAGAACACGGAAGCCACTTTGTCCTGATTCAAAGAGTAGCTGGAAGTAGGTCTCAGATAAGTGTAGATGGAGGTGGAATAGAAGAGGATGACGGCTGTCAGGTGAGACGCACACGTGGAGAACGCTTTGCGCCTCCCTGCCCCTGCATGCACAcggaagatggagaagagaatgtagGAGTAGGAGGTGAGGATCACCAGCAGAGCCCCAACCATATTCACACCAGCGAATGTGGAAAAGATGCTTTCTTGCAGGCATGTGTCAGAACAGGAGAGCTTAAAAAGTGGGGggctgtcacagaagaagtgatggaTGACATTGAAACTGCAGAATGGCAAGCTGCTTACATAGCTGGTGTTTACCATGGAGTTCACCAGGCCCGCTGCAAAAGCCCCTGCGGCCATTTTCAGGCAGACCGTCCTGGACATGATCAAGGAGTAAAGGAGAGGGTTGcatat
This genomic interval carries:
- the LOC136175411 gene encoding olfactory receptor 5F1-like, coding for MDRKNYTSLTEFILLGLTDTLELQVILFCLFSMIYTLTFVGNVGMIFLIRMDFRLHTPMYFFLANLSFVDVCYSSTITPKMLVDLLSEKKSISFAGCFLQMYFFIALATTECILFGLMACDRYVAICNPLLYSLIMSRTVCLKMAAGAFAAGLVNSMVNTSYVSSLPFCSFNVIHHFFCDSPPLFKLSCSDTCLQESIFSTFAGVNMVGALLVILTSYSYILFSIFRVHAGAGRRKAFSTCASHLTAVILFYSTSIYTYLRPTSSYSLNQDKVASVFYTVVTPMLNPLIYSLWNKEVKKALWNVITRKMVPLFLGLLP